gcatgctgggagctccctaatgagtctcagctcctcccagtccttggacacttgtaccgtccccaatggtgtgtgtgtttaacaatgaaataatgtatattttacagtaaagagatgtaaaaattgtattttggctgataaattatttacggtatttcactgttacagaaactgttttcaaccttttatgagtttacagtcatttactgtcatgattttacagttttccaccgtacaattcacagacattttttacagtgtagatcTGGCAGATCTTATCTCATTCATAATATTTACTTTGTTCAGTATGGGTTTGTGTAAGTTTTTTACTACTCACATCTCACAAATGAACTTAAGAATTTCTACACTttcttcaaatatttaaaaagagaaatatagacaaaaatatacagaatCATTGTGAGTATACTTTTGTGGACCTGTAAGCACAATAAATACATCACTTTGTGTTCTAACTTTGTGTCTGAAAGTTTAGTTGTTGTTTCTCTGCGGTTTGTTCACGTTCTGTTTATCACGTTCCTGCTCTATGCCCTGACTTCCTCCTTCACCATCACTTCCCCATTGTGGCTTTAAAAAGCAGTAGTTTAGAATTTCaagtaaatgtataaaaaaaagaagaatatatatatattgcactttTCAAAACAATTAAACTTCGTAATAAATAGACAGTAAATCGTTCTGAGCTGGCAGTAGTTGTGTAATAACAAGCCTAAACAGGTGTAActactcacacagaatcacagCTCTCACACAAATATGAACGGAGAagcccatatttaaatattcaggaGGTGATTTACATTGATGATTAATAGGTAAATGTGGCCGTTACGGAAGCGGAACATGGGGCTGGTTCACCTGCGCACGTTTTGAAGAAGGTTGTGATTTATGAAGagaaaacatgaataaattaatgatctGGGGAAAGTAATTGCTATTTTTctgctgttattttctgtttcttcacAGCATtggaaacattaaataaacacagaaacacgAGTCCAGGTAAATTAGAGTATCACAGAGTAGTTCATCGATTTAACTATGGTTATGTTTATAGAAGTAAGATTAAATGTTGGTGTTGCTCGTGCTGaacattgttttttaataatagaGTAATAGTGTTtcttaaatgtgtatttattcataCACTCTCAGAGAAAAGGTACATTAGAGGTACATTAGAGACGCATCATGTCTGCGATGTAAAAACACATGTGGGTTTGTGGGTTTTCTGGGTGAAACTAGGAATAATGAAGATAACCCATGCTGCTGCATTCTAGATCTGGCATAGGCCAGGAAACATAAtatagaaataataaaatagtaaattatttattcaaaaatgtattatatcaaaAACAGCTCCTTCTTAGAgtgacaagttttttttttttctttttttaaacctggTTCTCTGCAGTTTACTTGATGTTTAGAATCAATTGCCAGCTCACAACAATTTTCACTGAATATTAAGAAACGTGGAGAGtgtctgtgatgtcacaacacaAGCGTCACAACAAGGAGGAgccaggaggaggagggaacAAGGTGGGCCCAACTGACTgggtttattttacatttgacaTCACCATCTCATAACAGCTAATGCTGCTACTCTGTgcctttaatatataatattcaagAAAAACCCTCCAATTGCTTGTTAAATTTCCCTGCAACTACAGTACATCGGGATTTAGAAAGCCTCCACAGAAAGCCACAGTCATAGGAAACCTTTTGTACAAATTCAGTATAAAACTGTGAAGTCCGTtatctattatttatttcaaagtTCTTTTGAAATACAACAAAATTACAAACATAAATTACAACAAACGAACTACAATTTTTACTGagttaatgagtgaatgatttagACAAACTGTATTAAACTAATGAAATAAGGTTAGTTCTGAATATATAAATAGTAGTTTTAAGTACAGTATTCAATGCTCAGCCTCAAACACCATTCATTTGTCATCTTTGCACAGGGGCTCCGTGAAACATGGGGCCAGCGGTAGTTGCTGGTCAATGAGGGAACCATGAGTGGACTTAGAGAAcgaagtgtgtgaaactgtgagtTTATGCCATGGAGCATCACCAGTTTGTGTGAAAACAGAATGCTGAGCCTAAATGCAATTAAGGAAATCAAAATGTCCTCTTTTCTCACTGAGCTAATTTTATGTTATGGCTATGATTTAGGAACACACTCTGTAATTCGGGAGGATATGTCAGCCACAATGTCATAGGTCTGTATTTCATAGGTATGTCATAGGTCTATATTTCATCATGCTTTTGATAAATTAATGCTTTTTAAACTTGGTATCTTTTAAAtttaaccccccaccccccacccccgtcTGATTTCAGTGTCCTCTTCTACtgcaaaatgaaaatgtttccGTTTGTCTCGCTCCAGCTCAGGGTAGTGTCGTTACTCATTCCCTGTGTTCTCAGCATTTCTTCAgtctgtaaaagaaaaaaaaaaacataacactgatagtaaatacattaatttattgtctgtaactgcttatccattcACCAGGGGGCAGGGAGCCCTAGCCCTAGACACAGCACCCAGGGAGTAGTTGGGGgctaggtgccttgctcaaagtcACTTCTTTCATGACCTTccagctctggggatcgaagCCCAGTTAATAAGTTATGATTAATTGCGCATGTGGTTTGACAGCAGGCAAACTTGTGAAAAAACAACACAGTAAATGTGTGCGAAACAAAGCATTTATAAACACCAAGAAATCAGTGCTGTCACCACTGCCACTGTGTTCAGTTTTTGTGGAGACATATGATGTCATGATGTCATATGATGATGGATTTATGGGAAAAGTATAGGGCAAAATATTGACTTCAGAACCAAATGATGTAAATCACTGGATTGACAACATCTGCCCTCTTCTTCACTGTATTATCTGAACAATCGGTCCCTGTTCACcgttattaataaaactctacaTGGCTACATTGCCGTGTAATCTATGTGAACTCCTGCAACAGTGTTTGTGGCTGAGTAatatactaccacaataacacacacattcctgcTCTGGCCTGGCCCACATCCGCCATTTTTATGGCACTGCTTACCACATGAGGGCTACCTGTCAGACAGAAGTCACTTTTTTGGGCTACTTTTGGTACAAATGGCCAGTACAGCCACATCTTTGTGAGAAATGGACCAGATCTGCTTTGTGACAGGTGGAACATTCAAAAAATCACTTTAAATATGTGGGCCACCTATGGTTCACATGTAGTTCACCAGCACAGAGAGTGGGTTAACAGTGCCACAGCTTTCCCAGTTGTGGCCCACATCTGGATACgctccagacacaccacacaataaccctgaacaggatgaagtggttacagaaaattaaagattaaattaataataataaacaaaaagacATTTTCCTATAGATAAAACCTAATGTGACTTACAAAACGATGAACTATATAAACTCAAACTAATGAAGGGAGTGCTGTAATTTACTGACCTTTTTCAGAATGGCTGTCTTCAAAGCAGCATCATTCAGATCAATCTCTCCACTAAAGGTAATTTTCAGTCTCTGACTGCGTCTTGGAACtggaaataaagaaatacaagGTCAGAAAAAACAATACTGTACAGGAACAAAGAGTGTAAATGTGCAGGTACAACAATAGACATCAGGTCCAGTTGTGTTATCAAAGAGGGGCATTTTTCGAATTACAAAAcagtgtctgtgttcagtgtgtgagatgtgtgtgagtgtctttgtgtggtgtttttctgagagtcagtgtttagtgtgtttctGAGTGCCTTATTGTAATACTGGATAATCAGTGTTTTTTTCCAGATTTTGATTTTGAAAGAAATTCTTAGCACACATCAGTGTTGATTTTTCAGGTTTTTCAACTTTTCTGGTCACTTTACAGAGGGCCATAAAGTCAAAGCACAACAACATTTGGGAAGCAAACAATAGATGAGCCCACAACAATATTAAAGGGGATGTATTATACCACTTTTTCCACAAGTGCTGACAGTATTCTGGGgtctaaataaaatatctgtaaaattctttggtcaaaataccaccaAGACCAAACACCACAGCAATGCTCTCCACTGTCTAAACGACCCTGTTCAGAATTTCAGAGTTTTggcacctgtttctttaaacaaGAATGAAAATGAACCACGTTTTGCTCCAAAGTAAAATGAGCAGAAATGCTGGTTCTTAGACATCACTGCTTTGTTCTCTTCATTCTCCTTTCTAGATTTTATCACTTTCAATCAGTACACTACATTCTTTGTGCTTGTTGTGTATGTTTTGCTCTATTTAACCTCATCTCTGCAGTCTCAGATGAGGAGatgggacaattctaaagtgtTGCTGTGGCCTTAAGGTTAAAGAAGTGGGCCTGAGGTTGGAGGGTCACTGATTCAATTCCCGGGActggtagaaaaaaaaaattagcaagttagcaaggcacctaactgcCCAAACTACTCCGTGGGTGCTGAGGTGGTAGGCAGCCTTCTACtcggtttttgtgtgtgttcactgcccctggtgcatgtgtgaagaattgctcactagtgtgtgttcactaccatgaatgggttaaatacagagaagcaatttccctaaggggatcaataaaggcaTTTCTTCTATATAAgtagcagcacaaaatcagaaagtctcattttatcccattgTTTCAGACTAAAACTGACAGggttgtttagttttatttcactgtttatGGTTTGGAAGGTGTAATATCTTGAAAATTAATGTGCTCATGCATTCAAAAAGTATTCATTTTCCCCATAGAACGTTCCCCttaaacaaacagataaacatAAAGCCATCATGGAAGACAATGTTGAGACATCATGGAAGAGACTGACCTTTATAACATATGAACGGTAGCTGTGAGTCACATTGTGTGTCGTCCCACTGTCCTCCCCATACCATTAACATGGTGGCACAGTTTGCGTTTCCGGTTGGGCTCCAGGGTTGTCCCTGCCCCCAGTTGCGGAAGGAGGAGCTCTGCTGGTCAGACCACTTCCAGTTGTCGAAGATGAGGCCGATCCATGCGTAGTCCCCACTGCCGAGAAGAGCCAAAACCTCCTGATTTTCCTCCTCACTATGAATAGTGGCCAGGTCGGTGTAGTACTTTCGGCAGTACGTCTGAGCGTTCATCCACGTCACTTGAGTTTTAATGTGGatgaatgtttttttcagttctgcacacacgcacacacacacacacacacaccttaatttTTTAGATCATTTGATTTACAGGTCATCATTTGACTACTATCTGAATGCAGGTTTCCCAGGCAAATCATTATTTAACAGCACATCACTAGTGTTGCAGAACTCAAGTCAAGAGTCTGGTCTCAAGACTGTAAACAAATGATCTTGGACTCATTTGGACCTTGGGGTGAGCTAGACTCACGCGCTGTTGAGACCACCCGAGCCCAGTGTGGCCAACAATGTTGGAGGCCAAAATGAGAAATGGATATCAAGGTCGGtagcatgtaaaaaaaaataggacAGTTTtcaaatttaataataaaaatggatGGAATTGATGTTGTTGGTTTATTTTCAGTTGAATTTATGTGGTGACTTCTGCTTAGGCTTCAGAGAAGAATGGAGACAGAATcagtttattctttttttttatccagaACATACACTGAATTAATTTGAGTAAGACCATTATATAGtaattaataatgattttaagaTATAGATAATCGTTCATAATAATTCACTGTTGCATTCtgcctcttgctctgcatattgTCACAGTAATTATTAGATGTCTTTAAATACCAAATAAATACTGTCTGGCCTTCTTTGTTTGTCATGGCAACAAATGACTCAACATTTTGATATTTACTTGCACAGTAAAATCAAATCTGTGATCTGAGAAGTGCTTGGACAACAAAAAGGCTAAACATTTCAATTAAATTATCAAGAATATTTGtttgatattttaaaatgtacatagaacaccttacaactGTTTGCTTTTGTAAAGACAATATTTTCTGAGTAGTTTTTCAGGACCATGTTTCAGTGCAATCAGAAAGACCAAATATTTTTTGTCTTAAAGTAATATTTAGTTTGTGATGTTGAGAGAGAGGTTTGTCATATTATTTACTTGACAAAGATGCTCAAATTTTATTCATTTCCCAGAGCGCTTTCCCCACACATTTGAATGAAAATCAGGTTTTATGTAGTGGGAAACCTACACTGGATAAACCACTTAAGAAAATACAAAGTGATGTTGACAGCCTTAAAGGATAATGCTAGACACACCCACAAAATATAATTGCTCTATACCTAATTATTTCACACATGTCACTTCTCTGGCTATTTGAGAAACAAATAGAAATGTTctttgaattaattaattcattcattatctgtaacccttatccagttcagggtcgcggtgggtccagagcctatctggaatcattgggcacaaggcaggaatacaccctggagggggcgccagtccttcacagggcaacacagacacacacacacacattcactcacacactcacacctacggacacttttgagttgccaatccacctaccaatgtgtgtttttggagcatgggaggaaaccaaagcacccggaggaaacccacactgacacagtgagaacacatcaaactcctcacagacaatcactcagaggaaacccacgcagacacagggagaacacaccacactcctcacagacagtcacccagaggaaacccacgcagacacagggagaacacaccacactcctcacagagagtcacctggaggaaacccacgcagacacaggaagaacacaccccactcctcacagacagtcacccggaggaaacccacgtagacacaggaagaacacaccacactcctcacagacagtcacccggaggaaacccacgcagacacagggagaacgcaccacactcttcacagacattcacccggaggaaactcacgcagacacagggagaacacaccacactcctcacagacagtcacccggaggaaacccacgcagacacagggagaacgcaccacactcttcacagacattcacccggaggaaactcacgcagacacagggagaacacaccacactcctcacagacagtcacccggaggaaacccacgcagacacagggagaacgcaccacactcttcacagacagtcacccggaggaaactcacgcagacacagggagaacacaccacactcctcacagacagtcacccggaggaaacccacgcagacacagggagaacgcaccacactcttcacagacattcacccggaggaaactcacgcagacacagggagaacacaccacactcctcacagacagtcacctggaggaaacccacgcggacacagagagaacacacctcactcttcacagacattcacccggaggaaactcacgcagacacagggagaacacaccacactcctcacagacagtcacccggaggaaacccacacagacacagggagaacacacctcactcctcacagacactcacccggaggaaacccacacggacacagggagaacacaccccactcctcacagacagtcacccggaggaaacccacgcggacacagggagaacacacctcactcctcacagacactcacccggaggaaacccacgcagacacaaggagaacacaccacactcctcacagacagtcacccggaggaaacccacgcagacacaaggagaacacaccacactcctcacagacagtcacccggaggaaacccaggcagacacagagagaacacaccacactcctcacagacagtcacctggaggaaacccacgcagacacagggagaacacaccacactcctcacagacagtcacccggaggaaacccacacagacacagggagaacacaccacactcctcacagacagtcatccggaggaaacccacggagacacagggagaacacaccacactcctcacagacagtcacccgaaggaaacccacgtaaacacagggagaacacaccacactcctcacagacagtcacccggaggaaacccacgtagacacagggagaacacaccacactcctcacagatagtcacctggaggaaacacacacagacacagggagaacacaccacactcctcacagacagtcacccggaggaaacccacgcagacacagggagaacacaccacactcctcacagacagtcacccggaggaaacccacacagacacagggagaacacaccacactcctcacagacagtcatccggaggaaacccacggagacacagggagaacacaccacactcctcacagacagtcacccgaaggaaacccacgtaaacacagggagaacacaccacactcctcacagacagtcacccggaggaaacccacacagacacaggaagaacacaccacactcctcacagacagtcacccagaggaaacccacatagacacagggagaacacaccacactcctcacagacagtcacccggaggaaacccacacagacacagggagaacacaccacactcctcacagacagtcacccggagaaaacccacacagacacagggagaacacaccacactcctcacagacagtcatccggaggaaacccatgcagacacagggagaacacaccacactctccacagacagtcacccggagtgggaatcgaatccacagcttccaggtccctgtggcgactgtgtgactgcgacactacctgcgacAACCTGTTCTTAGAATGGTATGTAAACCTCCTGGGTTATATTACACAGTCACAGTAAGAAAACACATCTCCTGCTGAAATCGAAGTAAAATTACTGGGACTTTCCAGCACATTTTAGAGCACTCACTGTATGTATGCAGAGTTCAAAACGTTGGATGTGCACAGGCCACTTTTGCTGCATTAAGATGTGCAGATGTCTTTTTACTCTCAAAGATGTGGTAACTaccaaagaaaataaacatatgtGGTGTACAAGTGCTTGCATAGGACTGCATTTAATTTGTACACTTTTGAGGTCCCCTGGTTTGTACCACTGACATTCTAAGTTGCCAGATTTCACTCCTGTTGACTTTgttattttacacaaacacattagGCTAAAACTTTTTTAATACCCCACAAACAGAGCTCAGTATTTAACTGTGTTCATTCATATATTGTAACTCACCACTGTAGCAAACAAATGTAATTAACTCGGTGCAGTCTACATCAATCCACCCGGTAAACTGTTTAAACACCCCTCCACAGATTCCATCGTAGTCTCCATTGTCAGGTTCTGGAGCATGCCAGTTGATGTAGTCTAAGGCGTCTCCAGAAGACCAGCCCCAGCGTCTTGGGGGGATTTTGCTGAGCCCAATCCATGAAGAGCCATTGTACTTTGGGGCTAAACCGTCTCTTATCCGCACCATCTCCTTCATGTTATCTACAGTAACCAGGTCAGTGTAGTGCTGTCTGCAGTAGCTCTGAGCCTTCACCCAAGTCAAATTCTGATTCACaaagtagtagtagtacttCATTAGAGCTGAAGATGTACTGAAGTGACCTACAGAGACTGAAACACACTTATTTATGTGTCATTaaagaaaagataaaaacaTGCATGATGAACTGGCAactcagtctgttttttttcttcattttagaGCTCAGCTAAGTGCTtttcaatattatatatatatatatatatatatatgcgcaGCATAGTGTTCATTCAGAAATGCAGAACACATACCTGAGATCAGCAGCACTAAAATCAACCTCTTGTCCATGTCTCAGGTCTTTCTTGTGTGTTGTGTCCAGCAGAACGCATTCAGGTGAAGCCCATCAGTCTTATTTGCCAAGGGAATTTGAATAGTCCTTCAGTTTGTCCTTCAGAGCAcatttgtgcatttttaaaagtaaaatgaagtctttAAATGGGCTTTAATatgaaaatgtcattttattttaaaatgaaataaaaacaaatgaatctgtgatttgttatttttgttgtacCAGTAATTAAACgacataaaaattaaataatataaaaacattacaaacatgagtgtgttttctatttttaatcAATGCAAATCTTGGTGCCTGCAACAGTACACTCCAAAAGGCAGTGACAGAATTTACCAGTAACAAAGTTTTCTGACATTCCACTGGAACTAAGTGAACTAAAACTAAAAAGATATTAAATGTGtgctatcaaaaaaaaaaaatctctgtaatttacacatcttaggtaaattaaaatataaacctAAATTAACCTAATATAAACATTTCTGAAGCCTTGAACTCGCTTTGTTCACTCTTTAAAATCATCACAAAAGTGTTCACTTCAAAGAGGCCACAGGGTTCGTGGCATAAATTGGGAAAGGGCCTTACGGAAGTGTCCTGCAGCGCCCCCTCTAGGTTGCGGGCACGTTTTTGGCTCCAGGCAAGAACGTAATTTTATGTGAATATAATACTAATATATTTATCCTATTTTAAAAAACCTACTCGTTGTGTGAGAAAACAATATTCGTTATATTAGATCAATAATATGATTTTGTTAAAATACActctacccagtaaacaaggaacgtccctggacgttcaaaataggtctaaaagtagtctgtccgtcaaggacatgttttaaacgtcagggacgtccaaaatccatcttaataagttagttaagtggtgaccaattaataacgtcaatggacgtccaaaatacgtctaatagtcgtcttttcaactttcattttcaaccttaagagaacgttgattagacggcagtcattacgttatttcaacgttgaatcaacggctaaatgtttactgggtaaataATACAGTAAACGCGTTGTGTTTTTGCTAAATCTGGGGAGTATCCTGCTGCTCCAGTCGATgagaaaatttgaaaatgtagctacTTTATTAATACAGTTGACTCAGTGTTTATATGCTGTAAACCTCACATAGCTAAgtgtcatacatgggtttttaAGGTAGAGCGGGGTTTGTTTGTGGTTTATACGTGTTTTAAACAGTTTTGTATTCACTCTGTATTCCAGAAAGGCTTgttgagtttatttatttatttatttatttatggaagTCTTTAAGAAGGAAGCCTGCGCTTTTCAGTTTTGTCCAGAAGGGGGCGACAAAAGCTTTGTTTGATAAACACTTCGACATCCTCAACATTTCTGACTTCACTCTTTTACCTCAGAACGATTCCgtgatataaacaataaaataaatggaatcATTATAAAAATGTTAACAATAAAACCATTTTTTTGCTCTGCCAATCTCTGTATTTCTCACTTAAATAAactgaatgtgaatgaatgtgtgtgaacgTGATTTATTTTAGAATCTCTAAGTCCGAGGAGTTTCAGTTTGATCGTAACTGAAAAAGGGACACGTAAAGTTTAAGGAGACCATCTTAAAAGgacagaaagaaatagagagggAAAGAATGACAGACTCATACTGAGAGAAGATGACTGAGAAACGGTGATTAAAAAAAGCTAGAGAGTAAGAATTAGAATGAAAGGAGAGACtgaaagtgagagaaaaaaagcttgAGGGCAAGTGCATGTGTAATTCGCTGTTCAGGCTCATACTGAACACCCAGAAgcgacatacacacacccacataccacctctctctctctctctctctctctctctctctctctctctctctcccccctctctctctctctctctctctctctctccccccccctctctctctctctctctctctctctctctcccccctctctctctctctctctctctctctctctcccccctctctctctctctctctctctctctctctctctctctctctctctctctctctctctctctctctcccccctctctctctctgcagctctgTCCCATTTGGGGAAAGCCTCGAGCGCACAATCGCAGTGAATAATGTGACAGCTCCACGAGGACCTACACTCTGCGGATTTTCCCTCTGAATCTATGTGTCCGGCTCAACTGGACTCCACTCACacggactctctctctctctctctctctctctctctctctctctctctctctctctctctctctctctctctctctctctctctctcctctttctctctccctctctctgtgagatgcTGTCATGTCCCGGGCGCTGCTCTCATCGCTGACCCTCTGCTGGACCGTGCTGTTTCTGCTGCTCACTCACTGCCTGACCACTGCCTTCGCCTCCAAAGAGCTCACAGCTGCCGAGAGGTGAAAACTGCTTTCCAGCTGCGCCAAATCGGCCCCCTCAAATGGGTCCCCGAGACCCCAGGCACAGGTGAGTGACCCGAGTGACCCCCCCCCAGCCTCCGCTCTTTTAACTTTGCCGTGCATCTCCTTTTACTTAAATGGACACAGACGAGTTCAGGACCTCTTCAAATTTGCAAAAAGCACTGCAGGGAGGTTGACTTTCTGAGTGAAATAGAAGTAAACACTTTCTCTACATGTAGCATGTGTAAATATGAGACTTTTccctgtttctttttattttttgttcaaatgttaatgccttatttgtttattttaacttaaaattttaCACAGACATCCAAACTTTTGCGTACATAGTTTAAAAACCGCATCACACCTCCGAAGGTCagcagacacctgctcatccagcatttctccTGAACGGAAGGGTGTTAATAGAGAGTGTGTCCCTCTGGACT
This window of the Hoplias malabaricus isolate fHopMal1 chromosome Y, fHopMal1.hap1, whole genome shotgun sequence genome carries:
- the LOC136678561 gene encoding C-type mannose receptor 2-like, translated to MDKRLILVLLISVSVGHFSTSSALMKYYYYFVNQNLTWVKAQSYCRQHYTDLVTVDNMKEMVRIRDGLAPKYNGSSWIGLSKIPPRRWGWSSGDALDYINWHAPEPDNGDYDGICGGVFKQFTGWIDVDCTELITFVCYSELKKTFIHIKTQVTWMNAQTYCRKYYTDLATIHSEEENQEVLALLGSGDYAWIGLIFDNWKWSDQQSSSFRNWGQGQPWSPTGNANCATMLMVWGGQWDDTQCDSQLPFICYKVPRRSQRLKITFSGEIDLNDAALKTAILKKTEEMLRTQGMSNDTTLSWSETNGNIFILQ